The window CCAACCACATCGTTTGCTTGTTCATGGTCATGGAATACCCCTCCTTCACCCTTTTGGCAATACGGATATCCTGTGGATTGGGACGTCCAGCACCCGTTGAACAGCTTCGATGATAGCGGCTTTCACCTGCAGATTTTCCGCCCCTTTGGCCACGATCAACACTCCCGTTACGACTGGCTTCAACCGTTTGACAACGATGGGTTGCTCCCCGTCATCCCCACGGTACAGCACCACTTTTTCATCCTCACTTTGTTCCTGGATCTTTCGCGTTCCCCCTCTGCGGTCGTTTTCATCCGTCGTCTGCTCCTGCGTTCGTGAATCCTTGGCCAGCACCTCTTCTTCCGTGGATGCCATGTTGATCATCACGGTGACATCTTTCACGCCGACGATTTTGCTGAGTGTCTCGGATAATTGGGATTCATATTCGGCTTCGTAATCATGGATCGTCATTTTATCCGACGACTTTTTTCCGGCAGTTTCCACTGCAGGTTGCAGTTTGCGGGCGGAATCCGGCGGAACCACTTCGTCATGGACGGAGAAAAACGAAGAGAGGATCATCATCCCGGCCCCCAAACACCCCAGCAGAATCAACCACCGAAATGATTGGATGCGTGATTTCCCTTGCGCGCCGCTTCCTTCCAACTGTTCCAACAGCCGTCTAAACACCGGATTCCCCTCCCTAACCTACTTGTTCCACCGACACACGGATCTGGCTGGGGCGCAAATGCCATGTCTCCTGCAAGTAGGTACGGATGCGGCGAGACAGCGCGTCGTCCCCTGCCCTCTCCTGCTCCTGCTCCACCGGTTCCTGTTTCATTGTGTCGATCTCGACCGGCCCCACCTCCTTGACCGGTGCCACCGACGTCCGTCCCTCCTGTGAGCCAGGGCCTTCCGGTATGACCGCCAACGAAACGAGTGAGACACCGGGCGGCCGGTTATTATCTGCAGGTGTAGCGGCTTTGACTTGTACGGAGGAAACGGTGACGTGGAAACGGTCCTCGATCTCCCGCCGGATCGATTGGGCCATTTGGTCCTCTGCCTGCTCCTTGATCAACTGGTCCTGCGTCCGGCCCAACATTTCCCCGTGTCGCCGGATCGATTCCAATGATGTCATGTCTTGAACATCGGTACCGCCGTTTCGAAATGCCAGGGCGGAGACGTCCCAGTCTTTACGGATCAGAGAGAAGACAGGGGACAAAATGGCCAGGATGATCAAAAGACCCATGACGAGCTTCACATACCGGTCCATCGAATGATTGGGCAACAGGAGATCGATGAATGTGGCGATGAGAACAAGCAAAACGATCTGCCGCAGCCAATCGCTGATCAGTTCCATCATGATCCCCATCACCTACCGCATCATGACCGAGATATTTCCCGCCGCGACGATAATCGTGACAGCCAGGAAAAACATCAACCCTACGGTGGCCAGCGACGCAAACACGTAGATGAGCGTTTTGCCGATGATGTTGAGGCATTGGATGATCGGACTGTTTCCCAAGGGTTGCATCACCGCCGCCGAAAAGTTGTAGATGAAAGCGAGCGACAAAATCTTGACCGCAGGAAACGCGCTGATCAACAGGAGGATCAACACTCCCGCCATACCGACAGCGTTTTTGACTAAAAGGGACGCACCAATCACGGTATCTGCCGCGTCGGAAAACAAGCGCCCCACCACGGGAACAAAGTTGCCCGCCACATACTTGGCCGTTCGAATCGTCACACCGTCCGCCACCGCCGCCGTGGCCCCCTGTACCGAGATTACAGCGAGAAAGACCGTGAGCAGTGACCCCAGCAAGCCCACACTGATTCTGCGCAATAAATTAGCCAACTGGTTCACCTTGTACTTTTCGGACAAACAGCTGACAATGCCCAATACCGCCGAGAAGAACAAGAGCGGAAAGACAACCGTATAGATCAGCGTACCGATTGCGTGAATCATGAACACGATCAGCGGGTGGAACATCGCGACCGAGCCGATATTGCCCATCGAAGCCAAAAGCGTCAACACGAGCGGCACCAGTGCGAGCATGAACTGGATCATGGTATGGATTGCCGATTTGGCGGAATCGACGGCGGTGGAAAAGCTGTCGATGGCCAGAATGATGATGACCATGAACGCCACTGCATACGCCACTTTGCTTACCTGATTCTGCTCGAACGCTGTCTGCAGTGTCTGGAGCAACATACTGAACACTGTCAGAATGATGATCGTGCCCATCAATTTTCCGTTGTACAGCACCTCGTGAAAAAAGTAACGCAACATGCCCTGCAATACGTCACTCAGCTGAAACCCGTCCCGCGATTTGGACAGGATCAAATCAAACAGACTGGGGGGTTGTTGACCGGGAAAAAACTTGCCGTATTCTTGTTGCAGTTGTTTCCAGTAGGACTCCAGATCCTGTGTCTGCAATTGATCCAACTGCGTCTTCACTACGCGATCCTGCAAGGACGCCTCCGAGGCGGCCTGTACGATCGACGGCGCCAAGATCCAGAAAAGAGTCAAGAACACTAGTATGGACCATCGTCTGCGCATCATCCATCATCCTTATGAGGGCAAAATTTGCATCACAGTTTCGATGATCAGCGTGATGATAGGAATCGCCATCACCATGATGAGGATTTTGCCCGCCAGTTCAATCTTTGACGCGATCGCATTTTGACCGGCGTCCCGCGTTACTTGCGCACCGAATTCGGCGATGTAGGCAATGCCGATAATCTTGAGGATCGTCCCCAGAAAAAGCGTGTTGACCTTCGCCTGTTCCGCCAGGGATTCGATCACCCGGATCACATCGGCGATTTTGTCTGCCAATGCGATAAAGATGATGACCCCGACAAATGTGGCCAACAGGAAGGCGAACATCGGTTTTTGTTCTTTGATGATCAGGATCAAAAACGTGGCGATCAAACCGAGGCCGACCACCTGAATGATTTCCACCGGGATCGCCTCCCGTCACGGTCGGAACAAGAAGACGTTTTTAATCGTTTGAAACAGATCTTGGATCAGCATGGCGACCATGAACAACACCACGACAAACCCGATCAGCGTCACCCAATGGGCCCAGTCCTCTTTTCCCATCTGTTTGAGGATCGTGTGAATCATCGCCACGATAATCCCGATCCCCGCGATCTGAAAGACGGCGTCGACGTTGAATGGCATCGCTTTCGTCCCTCCACCTCCGAGCGGGTTGTGTACCTCAGTACATCAGGATGGCCAGCAAGGCTCCCCCCAGAATGCCCAGGCTTTTGCACATTTTCTCATATCGAGCCTGCTCGTCCCGAGCGTGCTGTTCCTCCGCCTGCAGATGAGCCATGGCCATCCGAATGTGTTGCAATTGGTCTTGACGGTCGGAGACCCCCAACGTCTGTCCGAAATGGAGCAGGATCTCCCGCTCCGGTTGACGCATGGCCGTTTGCTCCCAAATCGCCTCGATCGCCCTTCTCCAACATTCATAGGCTGATGCGCCGTCCAAGGCGCGTAAACGGGTTCCGCATTCCCAAAACAGCTTTCCCACAGAGGACGGTTCGCGATCGGCGATATGAATCATCACTTCCGCCAGCGGACGTGAACCATACACAATCTCCGTTTCCAAAATGGCCAACGATTGTAGCAAGGCACGGATCTGGCGAGGTCGGTCAGCATACCGCTTGGCGACGCGAAAACCGGCGGTGGAGGAAGCGACCAGGATGAAGACGGCACCCAGCAGTTTCATCATCTTGCCCGCACCGATCGCTCCCGATCCATCCTCTTGAGCGAACTGTCATAAATCCCCTCGATCGTGCCGGGACGAAGGCGGCGACTCAACAACACCACCCGGGTGAAGACACCCTCTCGAATCAGCGCGGTCAATCCGGGACGACGACAAATCTCATCCAGGGAACGTCCATGCGCCGTGACAAACAGATTCACCCCGGCAAAAACAGCTTCGTAAACCGCTTCGCTGTCTTCTTTGCGACCGATTTCGTCCACCACCAGAATCTCCGGGGACATCGACCGGATCATCATCATCATGCCCTCAGCCTTGGGGCAGGCGTCCAACACATCAGTACGCGGTCCGACATCATGTTGCGGAACGCCTCGTAAACATCCCGCAATTTCCGAACGCTCGTCCACAATACCGACCTTCCGGGGCTTCACGCCCCATTCCCCAGCGCTGGCGATGCGCGCGAGGTCGCGCAATAACGTGGTTTTACCGCATTGTGGCGGTGAGACGATCAGCACGTTTTCCACGCGATCCGGTCGAAACACATAAGGGATCAACGGCTTCCCCGTCCCTTTCACCTGACGGGCCAACCGGATATTGAATCCGGTCACATCGCGCAAATGCTTCACTTTCCCGTTCTCCACCACCACCTTCCCGGCTAAGCCGATCCGGTGGCCGCCGTCCACCGTCACGTACCCACGCCGAAGCTCTTCTTCCAATGCATAGAGGGAATGTTGGCTAATCAGATTCAACAGTTTGGTGCAATCCTCTCTATTGGGGACATACGAACGCTCAGCATGGGTCCTCCATCTCCCTCCCGTCGCGACAAAACCGGTCCCTTCCGCTGTCACCACCTCCAACGGGCGGTTTTCCCGAATGCGAATCTCCTCCACGCGTTGCCGAACTTCCTCAGGAAGTGCGGCAATGACATCCCGTATGGACGGCGGGAGGACCGGTAAAATGGCATCCAGCACGCGGAAAACCTCCTGTCCATGCGGGTTTTACCTAATCTATATGGCAGGCTTGTATCCTTTATGCCCAAGCCCAAAAGAAAAAGCGGCCCAAATGGGCCGCCAAGGACGCAGGTCATCAGTCTTATTCATCTCCTCTAGCCATTTGTGATTTCGAGTGCGCCGTTGTCCCTCCTATGACGCAGACGTTCACTGGTCGCGGAGTAGATCTGGATTTTCCGTTGAGTGCAGAGCGAAACGGGAAATCGGAGCCCGCAGGCCATTGTCAACGACCCCATCCTCCGATCTCGGATCAGGAAAGAGGCATTTGTTCCGTTTCCGACTCCTCCGTCTTCCGACCGGACTCATCATCATCATTGACGAGCAATACCGTATGACATTCAGGACAAAGCACTTCATATGTGTCATCATCGTCGAAAATGTCATCATCGATCAACACTTGTTCCCCGCACTTGGGACACTCCATCTCAAAAAATCCAGCATTCTCATCCTCGTCTTCTTCGTCGTCGTATACTAACAGCTCCAATTCGTTTAGGTCTTCATCCACCGCTTCCACGTACTCTTCCAATTCGCCCAATCGCAGATTCAATTGATGCACTTCTTCGATTAAATCATCGACCAATGTCAACAGGCGGGAGAGTACTTTCCCCTCCATGCGCTGATTGATTTGACCCGATCCTTCCATCATGCCTTGAATAAACGCGATATCCTTGTGTAAATCATTGTGCTGCATGGTATCCATGTTCACGTCTCCTCCTTACGAATCGACCTTCATTCCTATTGTGGTTTTTCTTCGACCGCGAGATTCGTGACAGTAAAAATCCGTCGATTTGGGAAGTCTACACGTGTACAGGTAAAAAGGAGGAGACAGAAATTGCCAAATATGACGGTTGCATCCCCCAGGCAAAACAAGGACGCCTCTCGTCACCACTCATGGCGGGACATCTCTGTATTGAGTTCGGTTCCGCTTTTGATGGTGTTGGGGAATTCCATGATCATTCCCGCTTTACCATCGATTCGTGAATCACTGGGGATTACGTCACTGCAAGTCAGTATGCTGATCACTTTGTTTTCTGTTCCCGCAGGCATCATCATTCCTTTGGCCGGTATATTGTCCGACCGGTTCGGCCGAAAAATAATCATTGCCATCAGTTTACTGATTTATGGTGCGGGTGGGATTGTAGCCGGGTTGTCCGCATTCGGGTCCTATCCCCTGATGTTGACCGGTCGCATCATTCAAGGAATCGGGGCTGCAGGGACCGCACCAATCGCCATGGCCCTGGTGAGTGACCTATACAAAGGCAATGAGCGCAGTCAGGTTCTCGGCATGATCGAAGCAGCGAATGGATTGGGGAAAGTGATCAGCCCGATTCTCGGATCATTGATCGCCCTGATTTCGTGGTCGGCCCTTTTCTTCACCTTTCCTGTGCTGGTCGTTCCTGCTGTTGCCGCATTGTGGTGGATCATTCAGGAACCGCGGCGCGAAGGGGATGTTCCTACCTTGTCACAGTACAAAGATCATGTGATCAAAACGTTCCGTCGCCAAGGGAAATGGTTGTCGGTCGCTTTTTTGTCCGGCTCCGTTACGCTGTTCATTATCTTCGGAGTATTGTTCTACCTGTCCGATTTGCTGGAAAAACGATATGGGATCGACGGTGTGAGCAAAGGATTGATCCTGGCCATTCCGCTGTCGGCCATGAGCAGCACCTCCTATTGGTGTGGCAATCATATCGATCAAAACGTCAAACGGATGAAGCATTTCATTATCACTGGTCTGTTCACCGTATCAGTTGTCATGGCACTTGTGCCCTTCATCACCAACACATACCTTCTGTTAGGGGTTCTGTTTGTCGGCGGAATCGGTTCGGGGTTGGTTCTCCCTTGTTTAAATACCTTGATCACATCTGCGGTGAATACGACGGAACGGGGTATTATCACATCACTGTACAACGGTGTCCGCTTTTTGGGTGTAGCCATGGGCCCTCCTACTTTCGGAGCTCTGGCCGACAGCAAATGGTGGTTGTTCGGTGGTTCTTCCGCCCTCACCGCCATCACGGGAATCTTAGCTGCCTTCGTGATTCATCGACCAAAACGACTGAGGGGAACGGGTGGTCAATCACGCCTCTTAATGCGCAAAAAACAACTTCAGCAAATATGAGGAGTGCCAATGGTCAATTCAGTAGCCACTGAATTCGCGTGGAGTTCGACCCCTTTGACTGCAGTCTCTTTTTCTTTCTCCCGTTTGCGTTGACAACATTGGGCACCGGACAACCGCTTCCGCATATCATATCAAGGGTATGATCCTTGAGTAAGGAAGCGAGGAGAAACGGATGAAATCGTTGCCGGTGATGTGTTGGCCTCAGAAAATGATTGATCCATCCGGCATCCGTCAATCCAAACCACGTACGACCGGATGCACGATGATACTGGACAAAGGCTTGGGACTTTCCGCTTTTCGTGATCTGGTTGCGTCGGCGGGAGAGTATATCGACTGGATCAAACTGGGTTTCGGCACGCCAGCACTGACCCCTATTCCGATTTTGCGAGAAAAACTGGCCATCGCGCAATCACGAGAGGTGATCTTGTATCCGGGGGGAACGATGTTTGAGGTGGCCCATGCCCAGAACCAGGTGGAACATTACTTTTCCGCTTTGGTCGAACTGGGGTTCACTTACATGGAAATTTCCGACGGTACCGTGGATCTATCTCGTAAGGAGCGGGATCATTACATTCGTGCCGCCTTGGCCAACGGGTTGAACGTCATCACGGAGATCGGTAAAAAAGCGGACGGTTCGTTCACCCCCATCCCGCTGCTAACGGAAACTTATCACCGCGACCGTGATGCAGGAGCCGCTTACGTCATTGTCGAGGGACGTGAATCGGGGAAAAATGTCGGGATATACAATGAAAAAGGAGAAGCCGATCTGGATTACCTGTTCACCGTTCATGAACAAATCGGTTCTCGGTTTTTGATCTGGGAAGCGCCGCAGAAATCCCAACAGGTGCAATTGCTCCAAGCGCTGGGTCCCGACATACACCTGGGCAACGTATCTCCACAGGAATCGCTCGCGGTTGAAGCGCTCCGACGCGGTCTTCGCTCGGACACGTTTGCTATCGGACTACGCATGGAGCGCCAAGAATGATGCATATCTCCGTTTGTCCCCATGTGGATGAAGTACAAATGGACCGGCTGCACAATAAAACCGTCATCGTGATCGACGTGTTCCGCGCGATGAGCTGCATTGTTACCGCATTTGCCCACGGTACCACCCATGTTGTTCCACATGTCACTGTCAATGAAGCCAAACAATCCGCCAAACAGGACGGGCTGTTGCTGGGCGGTGAACGATACGGCAAACGCTTGGAAGGATCCGATCTGGGCAATTCCCCCCGTGATTACACGTCTCCCCTCGTAAACGGACGGGGAATCGCCCTCACGACCACCAACGGGACGCGTGCCTTGATCAAGGCGTCCAAAGGCGCTCACATTTTGGTCGGCTGCTTTCTCAACGCGCTCGCTTGCACGGAACGGGCCTGTTCCCTTCAGCGAGATGTGGTATTTCTATGCTCCGGTACACGCGGCACATTTTCCCTGGAGGACGGGACAGCTGCAGGACTCATGATCGACCTCATCTTGAAAAAGGTTCCCCACGCGGTCTGCGACGATCTGGGCCAATCCATGCAGGCCTGTTATTTGGGATGCCGCGATCGGTTGGAAGAATTCCTCTCATTGAGTCAGTCCGGTCAACGATTGCTGCGCATGGGAGCACAGGAAGATTTACGTGACTGCCTGGAAGTGGACCGCTATTCGATTGTCCCTGTGTGGGAACAAGGTCGGATTATTTCCATTTAATATTTTGTCCCCCTTGTACATACAGTGATGGTAAGACTGTGGGACAGGGGATGGACATGAAACCGGACCTGTTGTTGGTGGCATTGATTCTCATCGGATTGGTGGGCCGATCTTCCATCATCGCGACAGCGGCCAGCCTGTTGCTTATCCTGAAGCTGACGCATCTGGAAAGATATTTCGGGGCGGTGGAAAGGCGCGGGATGGAACTGGGTCTGCTGTTTTTAACC of the Polycladomyces subterraneus genome contains:
- the spoIIIAG gene encoding stage III sporulation protein AG is translated as MFRRLLEQLEGSGAQGKSRIQSFRWLILLGCLGAGMMILSSFFSVHDEVVPPDSARKLQPAVETAGKKSSDKMTIHDYEAEYESQLSETLSKIVGVKDVTVMINMASTEEEVLAKDSRTQEQTTDENDRRGGTRKIQEQSEDEKVVLYRGDDGEQPIVVKRLKPVVTGVLIVAKGAENLQVKAAIIEAVQRVLDVPIHRISVLPKG
- the spoIIIAF gene encoding stage III sporulation protein AF — translated: MMELISDWLRQIVLLVLIATFIDLLLPNHSMDRYVKLVMGLLIILAILSPVFSLIRKDWDVSALAFRNGGTDVQDMTSLESIRRHGEMLGRTQDQLIKEQAEDQMAQSIRREIEDRFHVTVSSVQVKAATPADNNRPPGVSLVSLAVIPEGPGSQEGRTSVAPVKEVGPVEIDTMKQEPVEQEQERAGDDALSRRIRTYLQETWHLRPSQIRVSVEQVG
- the spoIIIAE gene encoding stage III sporulation protein AE, which codes for MMRRRWSILVFLTLFWILAPSIVQAASEASLQDRVVKTQLDQLQTQDLESYWKQLQQEYGKFFPGQQPPSLFDLILSKSRDGFQLSDVLQGMLRYFFHEVLYNGKLMGTIIILTVFSMLLQTLQTAFEQNQVSKVAYAVAFMVIIILAIDSFSTAVDSAKSAIHTMIQFMLALVPLVLTLLASMGNIGSVAMFHPLIVFMIHAIGTLIYTVVFPLLFFSAVLGIVSCLSEKYKVNQLANLLRRISVGLLGSLLTVFLAVISVQGATAAVADGVTIRTAKYVAGNFVPVVGRLFSDAADTVIGASLLVKNAVGMAGVLILLLISAFPAVKILSLAFIYNFSAAVMQPLGNSPIIQCLNIIGKTLIYVFASLATVGLMFFLAVTIIVAAGNISVMMR
- the spoIIIAD gene encoding stage III sporulation protein AD; amino-acid sequence: MEIIQVVGLGLIATFLILIIKEQKPMFAFLLATFVGVIIFIALADKIADVIRVIESLAEQAKVNTLFLGTILKIIGIAYIAEFGAQVTRDAGQNAIASKIELAGKILIMVMAIPIITLIIETVMQILPS
- the spoIIIAC gene encoding stage III sporulation protein AC; its protein translation is MPFNVDAVFQIAGIGIIVAMIHTILKQMGKEDWAHWVTLIGFVVVLFMVAMLIQDLFQTIKNVFLFRP
- the spoIIIAB gene encoding stage III sporulation protein SpoIIIAB, with protein sequence MMKLLGAVFILVASSTAGFRVAKRYADRPRQIRALLQSLAILETEIVYGSRPLAEVMIHIADREPSSVGKLFWECGTRLRALDGASAYECWRRAIEAIWEQTAMRQPEREILLHFGQTLGVSDRQDQLQHIRMAMAHLQAEEQHARDEQARYEKMCKSLGILGGALLAILMY
- the spoIIIAA gene encoding stage III sporulation protein AA, which codes for MDAILPVLPPSIRDVIAALPEEVRQRVEEIRIRENRPLEVVTAEGTGFVATGGRWRTHAERSYVPNREDCTKLLNLISQHSLYALEEELRRGYVTVDGGHRIGLAGKVVVENGKVKHLRDVTGFNIRLARQVKGTGKPLIPYVFRPDRVENVLIVSPPQCGKTTLLRDLARIASAGEWGVKPRKVGIVDERSEIAGCLRGVPQHDVGPRTDVLDACPKAEGMMMMIRSMSPEILVVDEIGRKEDSEAVYEAVFAGVNLFVTAHGRSLDEICRRPGLTALIREGVFTRVVLLSRRLRPGTIEGIYDSSLKRMDRERSVRAR
- a CDS encoding CD1247 N-terminal domain-containing protein, with product MDTMQHNDLHKDIAFIQGMMEGSGQINQRMEGKVLSRLLTLVDDLIEEVHQLNLRLGELEEYVEAVDEDLNELELLVYDDEEDEDENAGFFEMECPKCGEQVLIDDDIFDDDDTYEVLCPECHTVLLVNDDDESGRKTEESETEQMPLS
- a CDS encoding MFS transporter, with the protein product MTVASPRQNKDASRHHSWRDISVLSSVPLLMVLGNSMIIPALPSIRESLGITSLQVSMLITLFSVPAGIIIPLAGILSDRFGRKIIIAISLLIYGAGGIVAGLSAFGSYPLMLTGRIIQGIGAAGTAPIAMALVSDLYKGNERSQVLGMIEAANGLGKVISPILGSLIALISWSALFFTFPVLVVPAVAALWWIIQEPRREGDVPTLSQYKDHVIKTFRRQGKWLSVAFLSGSVTLFIIFGVLFYLSDLLEKRYGIDGVSKGLILAIPLSAMSSTSYWCGNHIDQNVKRMKHFIITGLFTVSVVMALVPFITNTYLLLGVLFVGGIGSGLVLPCLNTLITSAVNTTERGIITSLYNGVRFLGVAMGPPTFGALADSKWWLFGGSSALTAITGILAAFVIHRPKRLRGTGGQSRLLMRKKQLQQI
- a CDS encoding phosphosulfolactate synthase — translated: MKSLPVMCWPQKMIDPSGIRQSKPRTTGCTMILDKGLGLSAFRDLVASAGEYIDWIKLGFGTPALTPIPILREKLAIAQSREVILYPGGTMFEVAHAQNQVEHYFSALVELGFTYMEISDGTVDLSRKERDHYIRAALANGLNVITEIGKKADGSFTPIPLLTETYHRDRDAGAAYVIVEGRESGKNVGIYNEKGEADLDYLFTVHEQIGSRFLIWEAPQKSQQVQLLQALGPDIHLGNVSPQESLAVEALRRGLRSDTFAIGLRMERQE
- a CDS encoding 2-phosphosulfolactate phosphatase, translating into MMHISVCPHVDEVQMDRLHNKTVIVIDVFRAMSCIVTAFAHGTTHVVPHVTVNEAKQSAKQDGLLLGGERYGKRLEGSDLGNSPRDYTSPLVNGRGIALTTTNGTRALIKASKGAHILVGCFLNALACTERACSLQRDVVFLCSGTRGTFSLEDGTAAGLMIDLILKKVPHAVCDDLGQSMQACYLGCRDRLEEFLSLSQSGQRLLRMGAQEDLRDCLEVDRYSIVPVWEQGRIISI